The following are encoded together in the Monodelphis domestica isolate mMonDom1 chromosome 5, mMonDom1.pri, whole genome shotgun sequence genome:
- the AQP2 gene encoding aquaporin-2, which produces MWELRSLAFSRAVCAEFLATLLFVFFGLGSALDWPHAQPSGLQISLAFGLAIGTLVQTLGHVSGAHINPAVTVACLVGCHVSFLRATFYVAAQILGAVAGAALLHELTPSDIRGNLAVNALNNNTTAGQAVTVELFLTLQLVLCIFASTDDRRGDNTGSPALSIGFSVALGHLLGIHYTGCSMNPARSLGPAVIVGKFDDHWVFWIGPLIGAILGSIIYNYLLFPHAKSLSERLATLKGKEPDVDWEEREVRRRQSVELHSPQSLPRGSKA; this is translated from the exons ATGTGGGAGTTGCGTTCCTTAGCCTTCTCTCGGGCTGTCTGTGCAGAATTCTTGGCCACACTCCTCTTTGTCTTCTTTGGCCTGGGGTCAGCCCTCGACTGGCCTCATGCACAGCCCTCTGGCTTGCAGATCTCCCTGGCTTTTGGCTTGGCCATTGGCACCCTGGTACAAACCTTGGGCCATGTGAGCGGAGCCCATATTAACCCAGCGGTGACAGTAGCCTGTTTGGTGGGATGCCACGTCTCCTTCCTCCGGGCTACCTTCTATGTGGCTGCCCAGATCCTGGGGGCTGTGGCTGGGGCTGCCCTTCTCCATGAACTCACCCCATCCGATATCCGGGGGAATCTGGCCGTCAATGCG CTCAATAACAATACAACTGCTGGCCAGGCTGTCACCGTGGAGCTCTTCTTGACCCTGCAGTTGGTTCTTTGTATTTTTGCCTCCACTGATGACCGTAGAGGGGACAACACTGGCTCTCCAGCCCTCTCCATTGGCTTCTCAGTGGCCCTGGGCCACCTTCTGGGG ATCCACTATACTGGCTGCTCCATGAATCCAGCCCGTTCTCTGGGCCCTGCAGTCATCGTGGGCAAGTTTGATGACCACTGG GTCTTCTGGATTGGGCCTCTGATTGGCGCCATCTTGGGCTCCATCATCTACAATTACCTCCTGTTCCCTCATGCTAAAAGCCTCTCAGAAAGGCTGGCCACTCTGAAGGGAAAGGAGCCTGATGTAGACTGGGAGGAAAGGGAGGTGAGGCGGAGGCAATCTGTGGAACTCCACTCCCCCCAGAGCCTGCCTCGAGGCAGCAAAGCCTGA